From a single Nostoc edaphicum CCNP1411 genomic region:
- a CDS encoding DUF6930 domain-containing protein produces the protein MTSFNRSTSRRLKKLTQIPSVWEGDRRPLSSPNQFSDSEAKGECILWVDYSQGVVRGMDVVASDIGPEAIVRTLMQAMEHPQSPARPARPQRIVVKDREIQFYLRGVLQDLDIAIDYAPELPLIDELFRGFADILDSQTPDLPPQYAQILREKAFAIWQAAPWEFLEEQQILSIEINKWDVGTLYASIMGMLGMEYGILFYRSEESLKQFRAAVLRDEESTEHLEEAFLKQDCLFLTFETADEDEDEEDEEDDLADLPLSEIDPTFGNIHPLEGLRSVLYDEEALVILVAIESLIRFIRDHRRPLHEDIFPTLSRRYRISLPQSEESTKSVPVTVSTMPQLAAELEEMAGFGVDDQEIDNPNFQSLQDDLIPEDSFLSLGVVSWEMLEHLRKGVSYHPAGEIKHVGDGLPVILIQTSRPKAKTVIERIETAGGLRAICFNPGADPFDGDRYDLGLLQTQNGELFLFGEFLDEDPIHVEARKKWNQRCKNTKGYCGLIIAKGLTGASRGNPQLRDMMALFEARSLSPKDLGIGTLQLMPQLKL, from the coding sequence ATGACAAGTTTTAATCGCTCTACCAGTCGTCGGTTGAAAAAATTAACTCAAATTCCTTCTGTATGGGAGGGCGATCGCCGTCCGTTGTCATCACCAAACCAGTTCTCAGACTCAGAGGCAAAGGGAGAATGCATTCTTTGGGTAGATTACTCCCAAGGTGTTGTCCGAGGAATGGACGTGGTAGCTTCAGATATCGGCCCAGAAGCAATTGTTCGCACCTTAATGCAAGCAATGGAGCATCCTCAGAGTCCGGCAAGACCTGCCAGACCCCAAAGAATTGTAGTCAAAGACCGCGAGATCCAATTTTACCTGCGGGGAGTGCTACAAGATTTAGATATTGCCATTGATTACGCACCAGAACTGCCTTTAATTGACGAACTATTTCGTGGATTCGCCGACATCCTCGATAGTCAAACGCCCGACTTACCCCCACAGTATGCACAAATCTTGCGAGAGAAAGCATTTGCAATTTGGCAAGCAGCACCTTGGGAATTTTTGGAAGAACAGCAAATTTTATCCATTGAGATTAATAAGTGGGATGTTGGCACACTCTACGCCTCAATCATGGGAATGCTGGGAATGGAGTATGGGATTTTGTTTTATCGCTCAGAAGAGTCTTTAAAACAGTTTCGCGCCGCCGTTTTAAGAGATGAAGAATCAACGGAGCATCTAGAAGAAGCGTTCCTTAAGCAAGATTGCCTGTTTCTCACTTTTGAGACTGCTGATGAAGATGAGGATGAAGAAGATGAAGAAGATGATTTGGCCGATCTGCCATTATCAGAAATTGACCCCACATTCGGTAACATCCACCCCTTAGAAGGACTCCGTTCTGTTTTATATGACGAAGAAGCATTGGTAATCTTGGTTGCGATCGAAAGCCTGATCCGCTTTATTCGCGATCACCGTCGCCCGCTTCATGAAGACATCTTCCCTACCCTCAGCCGTCGCTATCGGATTTCTCTGCCACAGTCGGAAGAATCAACTAAATCTGTGCCTGTGACAGTCTCTACCATGCCGCAGTTAGCAGCAGAATTAGAGGAAATGGCAGGCTTCGGTGTCGATGATCAAGAGATTGACAACCCTAATTTTCAATCATTGCAAGATGACTTGATACCAGAAGATTCCTTCCTCAGCTTAGGTGTGGTGTCCTGGGAAATGTTGGAACACCTGCGTAAGGGAGTCAGCTACCATCCGGCTGGTGAAATCAAACACGTAGGTGATGGTTTGCCGGTGATTTTAATCCAAACTTCTCGTCCCAAGGCGAAGACTGTAATTGAAAGAATTGAAACAGCAGGTGGATTGAGAGCAATTTGCTTTAATCCAGGTGCCGACCCCTTCGATGGCGATCGCTATGACCTGGGTTTATTGCAAACTCAAAATGGCGAATTGTTCCTATTCGGTGAATTCTTAGACGAAGATCCGATTCATGTAGAAGCCCGAAAGAAATGGAATCAACGGTGTAAAAATACTAAGGGCTACTGTGGTTTAATCATTGCCAAAGGACTAACGGGAGCTTCCCGTGGCAATCCTCAGTTACGAGATATGATGGCTTTGTTTGAAGCGCGATCGCTTTCACCCAAAGATTTAGGTATTGGCACTCTCCAACTGATGCCCCAACTTAAACTTTGA
- the zds gene encoding 9,9'-di-cis-zeta-carotene desaturase: MRVAIVGAGLAGLATAVDLADAGCEVEIFESRPFVGGKVGSWVDGDGNHLEMGLHVFFGCYYQLFDLMKKVGVLENLRLKEHTHTFINKGGRTGALDFRFLTGAPFNGLKAFFTTSQLSLQDKLQNAIALGTSPIVRGLVDFNGAMKTIRNLDKVSFADWFRSHGGSNGSIKRMWNPIAYALGFIDCENMSARCMLTIFQLFAVRTEASVLRMLEGSPSEYLHKPILEYLEARGTKIYTRRQVREIQFTESDKQTRVTGIVVAQGDTVENITADAYVFACDVPGIQRILPHEWRKWSEFDNIYKLDAVPVATVQLRFDGWVTELNDGRERKQLNHAAGIDNLLYTADADFSCFADLALTSPADYYRPGQGSLLQLVLTPGDPFIAQSNEAIAQHVLKQVHELFPSSRELNMTWYSVVKLAQSLYREAPGMDAYRPNQKTPVDNFFLAGSYTQQDYIDSMEGATISGRRAAKVILESLKN, encoded by the coding sequence ATGCGCGTTGCAATCGTAGGTGCGGGACTGGCTGGACTAGCAACCGCAGTAGATCTAGCTGATGCTGGTTGTGAAGTAGAGATTTTTGAGTCTCGTCCGTTTGTGGGTGGTAAAGTTGGCAGTTGGGTTGATGGAGATGGCAACCATCTAGAAATGGGGTTGCATGTATTTTTCGGGTGCTACTACCAACTTTTTGACTTGATGAAGAAAGTGGGGGTGTTAGAAAACTTACGCCTCAAAGAACATACCCACACTTTTATTAATAAAGGGGGGCGCACTGGTGCTTTGGATTTTCGCTTCCTTACAGGTGCGCCTTTCAATGGCTTAAAGGCATTTTTTACAACTTCTCAACTATCGTTGCAGGATAAACTGCAAAATGCGATCGCTTTGGGTACTAGTCCGATAGTTCGCGGATTGGTAGACTTTAATGGGGCGATGAAAACCATCCGCAATTTAGATAAAGTTAGCTTTGCCGACTGGTTCCGCAGTCACGGTGGGAGCAATGGCAGTATTAAGCGTATGTGGAACCCAATTGCCTATGCATTGGGATTTATTGATTGCGAAAATATGTCTGCCCGTTGTATGTTAACCATATTCCAGCTATTTGCAGTTAGAACTGAAGCTTCAGTTTTGCGAATGCTGGAAGGTTCTCCATCTGAATATTTACACAAGCCCATTCTGGAATATCTGGAAGCTAGAGGCACCAAAATTTACACGCGCCGACAAGTTCGGGAAATTCAGTTTACAGAGTCAGACAAACAAACCCGCGTCACTGGTATAGTAGTTGCCCAAGGTGATACAGTGGAAAATATCACCGCTGATGCTTACGTTTTTGCCTGTGATGTTCCAGGAATCCAACGCATCCTACCCCACGAGTGGCGTAAGTGGTCAGAATTTGACAATATTTACAAACTGGATGCAGTGCCAGTAGCTACAGTGCAGTTACGCTTCGATGGTTGGGTAACAGAACTGAACGATGGAAGGGAACGTAAACAGCTAAATCATGCGGCTGGAATCGATAATTTACTTTACACAGCCGATGCTGACTTTTCTTGTTTTGCCGATTTGGCGTTGACTAGCCCTGCTGATTATTATCGCCCAGGACAGGGGTCTTTGTTACAACTAGTGCTGACACCGGGAGATCCGTTTATTGCACAAAGTAATGAAGCGATCGCACAGCATGTCCTCAAGCAAGTTCATGAACTGTTTCCCTCGTCGCGGGAACTAAATATGACTTGGTACAGCGTGGTAAAACTTGCTCAATCTCTCTACCGAGAAGCACCAGGGATGGATGCGTACCGTCCCAACCAAAAAACACCAGTAGATAATTTCTTCCTTGCAGGGAGTTATACTCAGCAAGACTACATCGACAGCATGGAAGGAGCCACTATTTCTGGACGGCGTGCGGCCAAGGTGATTTTGGAGAGTTTGAAGAATTGA
- a CDS encoding cation:proton antiporter — protein MTNFFLASVLSTPIKEPVPIFLMMLGIMLIAPLLFEKINLPGIVGLILAGVVVGPNGLGLLARDNTIVLLGTVGLLFLMFMAGLETSLDDLKYNADKAVIFGLATFGVPMVLGTAAMMAIGYGVLPAILVASCFASHTLLALPIVSKLGIMRSQTLTTTLGGTLITNVLALLVLAVVVRAHQGSLSLQFWLFLIPSLIIYTFLTLWGLPRLGRWFFQRFGHDEGAEFTFVLATLFVVSYGAELIQIEPIIGAFLAGVAITQLIPQLSPLMNRIQFIGNTLFVPFFLISVGMLVNPLILIQEPRSLVVSAVMVTVAIIAKFIPAWGSGKLFGFNFDNIMLMFGLSVAQAASTLAAITVAYKIELVDQLTVNGTIAMILVTCIASPWVTDRWGKKIRPGEASIQSHQLGNLGDRVLVPVANPSTEDNLLKLAILLTKSADGTLLPLHILLEQSSPISPGDKARQSQLLSTAEMIAHAAVVNVSPIGRIDESIDKGIARVAEEKQASVIVCGWKGYSTYQENLFGGVIDKIVNRSTVPVLVTRFPLPIEHTTRVFLAFTTQQTYASSFGESIQLVKSLATELKATVQLLQVVTKQGVDIDLTNAGLPEDTPIQKVRGNFVQQVSRLLKTNDLLVLNGSVEQKTQLVSLFGRIPEAIARNHPEVAMIIAYFPK, from the coding sequence ATGACAAATTTTTTTCTAGCTTCTGTATTATCTACACCAATTAAAGAACCAGTACCGATTTTTCTGATGATGTTGGGGATTATGTTAATTGCGCCCCTGCTATTTGAAAAAATCAACCTGCCGGGTATTGTCGGATTAATTTTGGCCGGTGTTGTAGTCGGGCCCAATGGACTGGGATTATTGGCACGAGATAATACAATTGTGCTTTTGGGTACAGTTGGTTTGCTATTTCTCATGTTTATGGCAGGACTGGAAACTAGCTTGGATGATCTGAAATATAACGCTGATAAAGCAGTCATATTCGGATTAGCTACCTTTGGTGTGCCGATGGTATTAGGTACCGCAGCCATGATGGCCATTGGCTATGGTGTATTACCTGCCATTTTAGTTGCTTCTTGTTTTGCTTCCCATACGCTACTAGCACTACCGATAGTCAGTAAATTGGGAATTATGCGCTCTCAGACATTAACTACCACTCTCGGAGGCACATTAATCACCAATGTTTTAGCACTTTTGGTTTTAGCGGTGGTAGTGAGAGCGCATCAAGGCAGCTTAAGCCTACAGTTTTGGTTATTCCTGATTCCTTCACTAATTATCTACACATTTCTGACACTATGGGGTCTACCTCGTCTCGGTCGCTGGTTCTTTCAGCGGTTTGGACACGATGAAGGGGCAGAGTTTACCTTTGTTTTAGCTACCCTGTTTGTGGTTTCCTATGGGGCAGAATTAATCCAAATTGAGCCGATTATTGGCGCTTTTTTAGCTGGAGTTGCTATTACCCAGCTAATTCCCCAACTTAGCCCTCTAATGAATCGGATTCAATTTATTGGGAATACATTGTTTGTACCCTTTTTCTTGATTTCTGTGGGAATGTTGGTGAATCCCCTGATTCTGATTCAAGAACCGCGATCGCTCGTAGTATCCGCTGTCATGGTAACTGTTGCGATTATTGCCAAGTTCATACCTGCATGGGGTTCAGGTAAATTGTTCGGATTCAATTTTGACAATATCATGTTGATGTTTGGGCTATCAGTAGCTCAGGCAGCCTCTACCCTAGCTGCAATCACCGTTGCTTACAAAATCGAGTTGGTCGATCAGTTAACAGTGAATGGCACGATCGCCATGATTTTAGTTACCTGCATTGCTTCTCCTTGGGTGACAGATCGGTGGGGGAAAAAAATCAGGCCAGGAGAGGCTAGTATTCAAAGTCATCAGCTAGGAAATCTAGGCGATCGCGTTTTAGTACCAGTTGCCAATCCCAGCACTGAAGATAACCTACTCAAGTTGGCAATACTCCTAACAAAATCAGCAGATGGTACTTTATTGCCACTCCATATTTTACTAGAACAAAGTTCCCCCATTTCTCCAGGGGACAAAGCCAGACAAAGCCAATTATTATCAACCGCAGAAATGATTGCCCATGCTGCCGTGGTCAATGTTAGTCCCATTGGTCGGATTGACGAATCAATTGATAAGGGAATTGCTCGTGTAGCAGAAGAAAAGCAGGCCAGTGTGATTGTCTGCGGCTGGAAAGGTTACTCTACTTATCAGGAAAATCTCTTTGGTGGTGTTATTGACAAGATTGTAAATCGCAGTACAGTGCCTGTTTTGGTAACTCGATTCCCGTTGCCAATTGAGCATACAACACGAGTCTTTCTAGCTTTCACCACCCAGCAAACTTATGCTAGTTCTTTTGGAGAGAGTATTCAATTAGTCAAAAGTTTGGCAACAGAACTCAAAGCTACCGTACAACTTTTGCAAGTTGTCACAAAACAAGGAGTAGATATCGATTTGACTAATGCCGGATTGCCAGAAGATACACCCATTCAAAAAGTGCGGGGCAATTTTGTGCAGCAAGTTTCTCGTTTACTCAAAACCAACGATCTGCTAGTGTTAAACGGGTCTGTTGAGCAGAAAACTCAGCTAGTTTCACTTTTTGGTCGAATACCAGAAGCGATCGCTCGCAATCATCCTGAAGTTGCCATGATTATTGCCTACTTTCCCAAATAG
- a CDS encoding tetratricopeptide repeat protein — protein MTNTVESLFDTGLERYKAGESVESLIPVFKEVCDRAPKTSAAWICLAWLYLLDNKPNLAYKAAQKAVKLNPQDPQARVNLALAMLETGQKGLREHIDIAQQLIFVNEEWSDEIKNSIEDGLSRKPDWQSLTKVKNWLFEK, from the coding sequence ATGACTAATACAGTTGAATCCCTGTTTGATACAGGTTTAGAACGCTATAAAGCTGGAGAATCAGTAGAATCTTTAATCCCTGTGTTTAAAGAAGTATGCGATCGCGCTCCTAAAACCAGTGCTGCTTGGATTTGTTTAGCGTGGTTGTATCTACTTGATAACAAACCCAACTTGGCATACAAAGCCGCACAGAAGGCAGTCAAGTTAAACCCACAAGATCCACAAGCTAGAGTAAATCTCGCCTTAGCAATGCTGGAAACGGGTCAAAAAGGTTTGCGAGAACACATTGACATAGCACAACAGTTGATATTTGTCAATGAAGAATGGAGTGATGAAATAAAAAATAGTATTGAAGACGGTTTAAGTAGAAAACCAGATTGGCAGAGTTTGACAAAAGTCAAAAATTGGCTGTTTGAAAAATGA
- a CDS encoding iron-sulfur cluster assembly accessory protein, with protein MTQAIQAQQRGILLSEAALKQVKSLRDKQGTDFCLRVGVRQGGCSGMSYMMDFEDTSKITPQDEVFDYDGFKIVSDRKSLLYLYGLMLDYSDAMIGGGFQFTNPNANQTCGCGKSFGV; from the coding sequence ATGACACAAGCAATTCAGGCTCAACAACGCGGAATTCTGTTGAGTGAAGCCGCATTGAAGCAGGTAAAATCCCTCCGGGACAAGCAAGGCACAGACTTCTGCTTACGGGTAGGAGTCCGTCAGGGTGGCTGTTCTGGGATGTCTTACATGATGGACTTTGAAGACACTAGCAAGATCACCCCTCAGGATGAAGTTTTTGACTATGATGGCTTCAAAATTGTCAGCGATCGCAAGAGCCTGTTATATCTCTACGGTTTAATGCTCGATTATAGCGATGCCATGATTGGCGGTGGCTTCCAATTCACTAACCCCAATGCCAACCAAACTTGTGGTTGCGGTAAGTCATTTGGGGTGTAA
- the mtnA gene encoding S-methyl-5-thioribose-1-phosphate isomerase encodes MTPSPNQVYPVIWHNNSVSLIDQTRLPNEYTFVEIHRSEDMARAIKTMIVRGAPAIGVAAAYGMYLGAREIETSDRHEFLQNLDKVAQLLRSTRPTAVNLFWAISRMIKAAYETLGTVEDIKQTLFQTAQAINAEDLQTCQAIGDNGLTVLPTTPEKLTLLTHCNAGALATAGYGTALGVVRSAWREGRLERLFADETRPRLQGAKLTTWECVQEGIPVTLITDNMAAHCMKQGLIHAVVVGADRIAANGDTANKIGTYSVAIAAKAHNIPFFVAAPLSTVDFELADGSKIPIEEREPTEIYQVGDTILTPAGVDFYNPAFDVTPAELITAIITENGVFAPGELVKSQPQQVA; translated from the coding sequence ATGACACCTTCCCCAAACCAAGTTTATCCCGTTATTTGGCACAACAACTCAGTGTCACTAATTGACCAAACTCGCTTACCTAACGAATATACATTTGTGGAAATTCACCGCAGTGAAGATATGGCGCGGGCGATTAAAACCATGATTGTGCGAGGTGCACCTGCAATTGGTGTGGCTGCGGCTTATGGAATGTATCTTGGTGCAAGGGAAATTGAAACAAGCGATCGCCACGAATTTCTGCAAAACTTAGATAAAGTAGCCCAGTTGTTGCGTTCTACCCGGCCAACAGCGGTAAATTTATTTTGGGCAATTAGTCGGATGATCAAAGCCGCCTACGAAACTTTGGGAACAGTAGAAGACATCAAGCAAACCCTGTTCCAAACAGCCCAAGCTATTAACGCTGAAGATTTGCAAACCTGTCAAGCAATTGGTGACAATGGTTTGACAGTCTTGCCCACTACCCCAGAAAAGCTGACGCTGCTTACCCATTGCAACGCTGGGGCACTAGCTACTGCTGGTTATGGCACTGCTTTGGGTGTTGTGCGTTCTGCTTGGAGGGAAGGACGTTTGGAGCGTTTATTTGCCGATGAAACCCGTCCCCGCTTACAAGGCGCAAAACTCACCACTTGGGAATGTGTCCAAGAAGGTATTCCTGTGACATTAATTACTGATAATATGGCAGCCCATTGCATGAAACAAGGTTTGATTCATGCTGTAGTTGTGGGTGCTGATCGAATTGCCGCTAATGGTGACACTGCCAATAAAATTGGTACATATAGTGTAGCGATCGCAGCTAAAGCACATAATATACCCTTCTTTGTCGCTGCACCCCTTTCCACCGTTGATTTTGAATTAGCCGATGGCAGCAAAATTCCCATTGAAGAACGCGAACCAACAGAAATCTATCAAGTTGGTGATACCATTCTCACACCTGCGGGTGTAGATTTTTACAACCCAGCTTTTGATGTCACTCCGGCTGAGTTGATTACAGCAATCATTACAGAGAATGGAGTATTTGCTCCTGGAGAATTAGTGAAATCTCAGCCACAGCAAGTAGCCTAA
- a CDS encoding CopG family transcriptional regulator gives MIMTNKKWAVKRITVNLATQEAEKLEKYCQQTGRPATDVIRELIRSLPVSDDSK, from the coding sequence ATGATAATGACAAATAAAAAATGGGCCGTTAAACGTATAACAGTCAATCTGGCAACACAAGAAGCGGAAAAACTGGAAAAATATTGCCAACAAACAGGTAGACCCGCAACCGACGTGATTCGTGAACTGATTAGAAGTTTGCCTGTCTCCGACGACAGCAAATAG
- a CDS encoding SRPBCC family protein has product MSDWLEHTVQVEVEVPIDLVWSLWSDLEQMPRWMKWIDSVKIPPDNPDISLWKLKTGSLEFNWQSRILKVIPNQIIQWESIDGLPNQGAIRFYDRHNSSIVKMTISYAIPGIIGKIMDNLFLGRIVESTIQADLERFKEYALNVKAN; this is encoded by the coding sequence ATGTCAGATTGGTTAGAGCATACTGTGCAGGTAGAAGTAGAAGTTCCTATAGATTTAGTATGGAGCCTCTGGTCTGATTTAGAGCAAATGCCTCGGTGGATGAAATGGATTGATTCGGTGAAAATTCCGCCAGATAATCCAGATATATCTCTTTGGAAATTAAAAACTGGCAGTCTAGAATTTAATTGGCAATCCCGAATTCTTAAAGTTATTCCCAATCAAATTATCCAATGGGAATCGATTGATGGTTTGCCCAATCAAGGAGCAATTCGTTTTTACGATCGCCACAATAGTAGCATTGTTAAAATGACAATTTCCTACGCCATCCCCGGCATTATTGGCAAAATTATGGATAACTTATTTTTGGGACGGATAGTTGAATCGACGATTCAAGCTGATTTGGAAAGGTTTAAAGAATATGCGCTGAATGTTAAAGCTAATTGA